The following DNA comes from Methanosarcina vacuolata Z-761.
ACGATCTGCTCAAAGACCTGCTTCCAGAAGTGTAATTGTTGAACGTTATACGTGGCTTGAGCGGGTTACTCATCTGGTTCATCTTGTTACCCTGTTTATCCTGCTTATTACGGGATTCAAAATCTACTTTGGTTGGGGTTTCATGGCTTTTCAAACAGCCCGAACCTGGCATATGATTGCTGTGCCTTTTTTCCTGGTTGCAAATTGGATTCTGGTCCCATACAACCTTTTTTCCTGCAAAGAAGAAAGATGCAGTGTCAGAGACAGGACCGTGCATTTTAAGGACTCTTACATTTTCGGAAAAGCTGATGCAGAACGGTTCATTGACATAATAAAGAATTTTTTTGGAAAAGGCAGGTATCCGGCATTTAGTATCTATGATGAAACTACTGGTCACTACGAGACTAAACTCCATCCTGTGATGAAAATACTGATTGTCCTTGAGAGTATAGCAATTGTTATTGTAGCAATTACAGGAGTAGTGCTTTACAACCTTGACTGGTCTCCTTTCGGAATTCCCATTGCGGCATGGATACTTTCCGTAACCTGGTATTTTGCGTCCTTTTTCAATATCAATGCTTTGGGTTTACTCCGATTATTACATCTGCTTGCAGCTTACTGGTTTGTCTTTGAACTTGTGGTCCATGTAGGAATTATTGAATTTGATCCATACGTATGGAAATATCATAAGGCAATATTCTGGTCCGGAAAAGAAGATCTCTCAGATAGGCAGTTTGTCAAAATAATTGATGAGGACGAGCAAAAAAGAGTAACAGGTGAACACTGATAACAAAAGCAGATAGTGAATAATGCTGATAGTGTAGAATGCAGACAGTATATAGCAGTTAGTATGTAGCAGTTAGTATGTATTTGTTAAGCATATAAATGTGTAAATGATTATATACTAATCTATCATTATTATATATGGTAATTGAGATGTATGGATTTGGGGAAGTTCGAAGAAGAATTAACCCGATCATTCTCAACCTTTTAATCCTTTTCTTTTTGGTAATGCTTGGGCTGATGGTGGTAGAGTTAGTTCTTAAAAGTTTAATCATTTATAGCCCTTTTTGAGAGTTCTCGGCTTTTCTTTTATTTCCATCTTTTATCTTTTCTTCATTCTCTCCATTTTTGTTTCTTCTACAACCGAAATCCTTATTGTAAAGCCCGCGATATGGCAGGACTATGACAATGCAAAGGGAAATCCAGGTAATCTGCGGGAATGTAAATATCCCTAATCTTTCCGGCTTTCTAAAATCAATAAATTCGATAGCTTCCGAAAATGATGTCATTATCCAGGGTTTGAACGCAGACCTGATCGCAGGGGAAAGACACCTTCATTTTGCAGTGGGAAAAGCTCTTCGGGCAATTGCTGCAGGCAGGAACATAGCAAACGATCCCGGTATCGAGATTATGCGGTATGCGTCCGGAGAGAGGCAGATTGAAAGGAGTTTTTCGATTGGGCTATGTAAAGGGGAAAACAATGCCGTATTCGTGCTGCTTGGAAAAATGGACAATCTGGTGCTGGCTCTCTCTGCATTAAAAGAACTCATTACTGAAAAGCCCTGTTCCGAGCTGCTTGCATATTCCGATTACAAAAAGCAGGGAATCCTTTCTGTGTTCGGGATCACGGATGCTGAAATTGAAGCTTCAGGGAAGGAGCACATTCCCGAACTTGTGATTGAGAGGGTAGCGCTGGCAGATTTTGCAAAGTAAAAAAGGGCAATCTGAACCTGCGTCTATAATTTCTCTTCAGCTTCTCTTTTTCATCTATCTTTTTCTTTCATCTTCTGTTTCTCTTCAATCTCTCTTTTTCTTCAATCTTCTGTTTCTCTTCAATCGCTCTTTCTCTTCAATCTTCTGTTTCTCTTCAATCTCTCTTTCTCTTCAATCTCTCTTTTTCTTCAATCTCTCTTTTTCTTCAATCTTCTGTTTTTCTTCAATCTCTCGTTCTCTTCAATCTTCTGTTTCTTGTTTCTACGTAATTTTTACCACTTAGTTTTCTTGCCCACATTTTTCTTCAAACCAGTTCATGAGAGAAAAGGCCAGGTTCCTGGAACTATCAAAAAAGCTTTCCTGCCCAAGTATTTCCTTTTCAGACTGGATATATTTTCCTGATACAAGATCGTGCCCTGAATCCCTGATCAGATTTCTTACCCACTGCCTGTTGGCTTCAGGGTGAAACTGTAGCCCGAGAACATTTCCATTGTAAATAAATCCCTGATTCGGGCAGGCCTCACTTTCAAAAAGCTTCACTGCTCCGGCTGGAATTTCAAAGGTGTCTCCATGCCACATAAAACCGGTAAACTCAGGAAACATGCAGGACGGAAGCTTTGAATCCTTTAGCTCGCTCGGGCTTTGTTCGATATTTTCTTCTATAGACCGTACCGTATGCCAGCCGATTTCCTTATACGGATTTTTCGTAACTTTTCCTCCAAGCACTTCGGAAATCATCTGAGCTCCAAAACAGCTCCCAAGCACGGGTTTGCCGTCTTCTATTACTGTTTTCACAAATTCTTTTTCAGGTTTTAACCAGGAATATTCCTCTTCCTGATAAATGCTCATGGTGCCGCCCATTATAAGGAGCAAATCGAATTCTTCAGGGGCAGGAAAAAAAGAGTTTTCGTAAAGCAGGGTTTTCGTAAGTTTATATTCTTTATCATCTATCCAGGTCCCTATACTTCCCAGGGTATCGTTTTTCAGGTGTTGTAAACAGTGAATTCTCATGGGTGTTTCCCCTTAAAGTATATTGAGCAGAAACTGCTCTTTTTGAATTAAACTTTAAATGCACTTCAGGTAAGGCTTAAATCAAATTGTCTAGCAACTGTTTGTTTTAGGAAGCATTCTTAATTGAGTTTCAGGCAAGCTTTAGAGCCTGAATTTCTGGCAGTTTTAAGCCAGACTTTTTTAGCCATCAGTTTTAAGCCAGGTTTTTTTAACCATCAGTTTTAAGCCAGGCTTTTTTAGCCATTTTTTTATACTTCTTATCTGTATGCTTTATTTTGGAGTCTTCTTGAAGGCCCTCTATTTGGACTTTCTGTGATGAACGCTTCATAAATAAATATATGACTCCATATATGCCTTCATTCGGCCAATAGATTCATTAATATACTATTGTGTTATGAGATCAATTAAATATAAAGAGTAAATTGCCGAAAAAAGATTTCATATCAGGAAGCAGATTATTCGCAAGTAGAAAATGGGAGTTGATTCTTATATCTCATCCAAAAACCGTAGAGGAAATGATTGATTGTTCAGGGCCTATAGAATGTGATTTATTGCCCAGACTTATTCATGTGACCGAAGCTGCTGCCATTGCCGCAGCGTACCAGATGGGGCGTGGGAACAAAAGTTTTGCCGACCAGGTAGCAGTTGCCGCCATGCGAAGGATGCTGAATAAACTTGACATGAAAGGCATAATCCAGATAGGGGAAGGAGAAAGGGATGAGGCTCCCATGCTTTATATCGGGGAGCACGTAGGAACAGGAAAAGGAAACCTTGAAGTCGATATTGCAGTCGACCCGCTTGAAGGGACAAACCTTACTGCAGATGGCGGGCCTGGCTCAGTTGCAGTTATGGCAATGGCTGAAAGGGGAGGAATTTTCCACGGCCCTGATATCTATATGGACAAGATTGTTGTCGGGCCAGATGTAGTGCGCTACGAAGAGGAACACCCTGATGAAAAGATTGACCTGGATGCTCCAGTCAGGTACAACCTTGAGATAGTCGCAAAGGCTCTCGATAGAAGTATTGAAGAGCTTGTAGTCGTTGTGCTTGACCGGCCAAGGCATGCCCAGAAAATAACCGAAATTCGGGAAGCAGGCGCCCGCGTAAAGCTAATCAGTGACGGAGACCTTATGCCCGGAGTTTCAACTGCAATCCGTGGGTCAGGCGTTCATATGGTAATGGGCGCAGGCGGTTCGGGTGAAGCAGTACTCACAGCGGCTGCAATCAAAATCCTGGGCGGAAAAATCCTTGCAAGGCTTGTGCTTCCCACGGTCGCAAACGGAAAGAGCCAGGATAAGGTCGACAAAGAAATTGAAGAAAAAATGCCAAGGCTCGAAAAAATGGGAATCACCCTTCAAAACATCAATGATGTCCTTGATACCAACAAGCTTGTGCCAGGGAACGACGTGATCTTTTCAGCATCAGCTGTAACTCCCGGCCATTTTCTGCGAGAAGTTAATCTGTTCGGTAGCGGGGATGCCAGGGTACACACAATCTCAATGGGTGCATCCGGATCTGTCAGGTTTACGGACAGTATTTATATAAAGGATAAGCGTGAGACTCCTCTCTACCTGTAAATCCTTTTATTCTCTTTTTTCATCTTTTTTAAAACACGGACTTTGCGAAGATACAGAATTTGATTACAGAACTTGGCTACAAAATTTGATCACATAACTTGATTACAGAATTATAAAATACAGAACTTGATTACAGAATTATTGAACACAGAACTTGATTACAGAATTATCAAATACAGAACTTGATTACAGAATTATCAAATACAGAACTAAGGAATACATAATTCAAAATTCAAAGTTTCAAAATTCAAAGTTTCAAAATTCAAAGTTTCAAAATTCAAAATTACGAAATTAAAAAACATAGA
Coding sequences within:
- a CDS encoding type 1 glutamine amidotransferase, whose amino-acid sequence is MRIHCLQHLKNDTLGSIGTWIDDKEYKLTKTLLYENSFFPAPEEFDLLLIMGGTMSIYQEEEYSWLKPEKEFVKTVIEDGKPVLGSCFGAQMISEVLGGKVTKNPYKEIGWHTVRSIEENIEQSPSELKDSKLPSCMFPEFTGFMWHGDTFEIPAGAVKLFESEACPNQGFIYNGNVLGLQFHPEANRQWVRNLIRDSGHDLVSGKYIQSEKEILGQESFFDSSRNLAFSLMNWFEEKCGQEN
- the cgi121 gene encoding KEOPS complex subunit Cgi121 — translated: MTMQREIQVICGNVNIPNLSGFLKSINSIASENDVIIQGLNADLIAGERHLHFAVGKALRAIAAGRNIANDPGIEIMRYASGERQIERSFSIGLCKGENNAVFVLLGKMDNLVLALSALKELITEKPCSELLAYSDYKKQGILSVFGITDAEIEASGKEHIPELVIERVALADFAK
- a CDS encoding cytochrome b, whose protein sequence is MVRSAQRPASRSVIVERYTWLERVTHLVHLVTLFILLITGFKIYFGWGFMAFQTARTWHMIAVPFFLVANWILVPYNLFSCKEERCSVRDRTVHFKDSYIFGKADAERFIDIIKNFFGKGRYPAFSIYDETTGHYETKLHPVMKILIVLESIAIVIVAITGVVLYNLDWSPFGIPIAAWILSVTWYFASFFNINALGLLRLLHLLAAYWFVFELVVHVGIIEFDPYVWKYHKAIFWSGKEDLSDRQFVKIIDEDEQKRVTGEH
- the glpX gene encoding class II fructose-bisphosphatase, whose protein sequence is MSHPKTVEEMIDCSGPIECDLLPRLIHVTEAAAIAAAYQMGRGNKSFADQVAVAAMRRMLNKLDMKGIIQIGEGERDEAPMLYIGEHVGTGKGNLEVDIAVDPLEGTNLTADGGPGSVAVMAMAERGGIFHGPDIYMDKIVVGPDVVRYEEEHPDEKIDLDAPVRYNLEIVAKALDRSIEELVVVVLDRPRHAQKITEIREAGARVKLISDGDLMPGVSTAIRGSGVHMVMGAGGSGEAVLTAAAIKILGGKILARLVLPTVANGKSQDKVDKEIEEKMPRLEKMGITLQNINDVLDTNKLVPGNDVIFSASAVTPGHFLREVNLFGSGDARVHTISMGASGSVRFTDSIYIKDKRETPLYL